The following are encoded together in the Kribbella sp. CA-293567 genome:
- a CDS encoding sensor histidine kinase produces the protein MKFTALRPLGLRHRLIAAFGLVALLVSAVFAASTYVLARGYLLAQRERAVRDQTFADAMFVQRRLETAGADVSAILTAAGPSAESTIVLHWSGQWYSSALNEGREIVPSRMQPLVTGGRSATQRFQGTDGPALAVGVPLPGVGAELYVIAPLEELDGILRLLSGIMLGGAALATAAGAGLGAWASRSVITPLNRVAITTAAIAGGQLDSRLPATLDPDLATIVASFNSMVDTLQRRIERDARLAADVSHELRSPLTTLVGSVDLLNSRREDLHPRSRQALDLVTADLDRFRGLLDNLLELARSDAGLDDGCGEVIDLDQLLRHVLTEAGAESVQVGGVTGVRVVGDKPRIGRMFRNLFENADRHGGGLVAVDVSRTGTDVIIAVDDAGQGVAPEERERIFHRFATGSNGRGSSSGTGLGLSLVAEAAGAHGGAAWCAVAPRGGARFVVRLPAVTS, from the coding sequence GTGAAGTTCACGGCGCTCCGGCCGCTGGGCCTGCGGCATCGGCTGATCGCCGCTTTCGGGCTCGTTGCCTTGCTGGTGTCGGCAGTGTTCGCCGCCAGCACCTATGTACTGGCGCGGGGTTATCTGCTGGCCCAGCGAGAACGCGCGGTACGTGATCAGACCTTCGCGGACGCGATGTTCGTCCAGCGCCGACTGGAGACCGCGGGAGCCGATGTCTCGGCGATCCTCACGGCCGCCGGTCCTTCTGCCGAGTCGACGATCGTTCTGCACTGGAGTGGGCAGTGGTACTCGTCGGCGCTGAACGAAGGACGAGAGATCGTGCCTTCGAGGATGCAGCCGCTGGTCACCGGCGGCCGGTCGGCGACCCAGCGTTTCCAAGGCACCGACGGTCCCGCTCTCGCTGTAGGTGTGCCGCTGCCGGGAGTGGGTGCCGAGCTCTACGTGATCGCTCCTTTGGAGGAGCTGGACGGGATCTTGCGTCTGCTGAGCGGGATCATGCTGGGTGGGGCAGCACTGGCGACGGCCGCCGGCGCGGGACTCGGAGCCTGGGCCAGTCGGTCGGTGATCACTCCGCTCAATCGAGTGGCGATCACCACCGCGGCGATCGCCGGAGGCCAACTCGACTCCCGGCTGCCGGCCACCCTGGATCCGGATCTCGCGACAATAGTTGCCTCTTTCAACAGTATGGTCGACACGTTGCAGCGGAGGATCGAACGGGACGCCCGGCTGGCGGCCGATGTCAGTCACGAGTTGCGTTCTCCGCTGACCACGTTGGTGGGCAGCGTCGATCTGCTGAACTCACGCCGTGAGGATCTTCATCCGAGATCGCGGCAGGCCCTGGATCTGGTGACGGCCGACCTCGACAGGTTCCGGGGTCTGCTGGACAACCTGCTGGAACTCGCCCGCTCCGATGCCGGGCTGGACGACGGCTGCGGCGAGGTGATCGACCTCGACCAACTTCTCCGCCATGTGCTGACCGAAGCCGGTGCCGAGTCGGTGCAGGTCGGTGGTGTGACCGGGGTACGGGTGGTCGGCGACAAACCACGGATCGGCCGAATGTTTCGTAATCTGTTCGAGAACGCCGATCGCCACGGTGGCGGTCTGGTGGCGGTCGACGTCAGCCGAACCGGGACCGACGTGATCATCGCCGTGGACGACGCGGGCCAGGGCGTCGCGCCGGAGGAGCGGGAACGGATCTTCCACCGGTTCGCTACCGGCTCGAACGGACGGGGCTCGTCTTCCGGGACCGGTTTGGGGCTGTCGCTGGTGGCGGAGGCGGCCGGCGCTCATGGTGGCGCCGCCTGGTGCGCGGTGGCCCCGCGGGGCGGCGCGCGATTCGTCGTACGGTTGCCGGCGGTGACGTCATGA
- a CDS encoding YetF domain-containing protein, whose protein sequence is MRIALVGATAYVTLVVVLRLAGKRTLSKLNAFDFVVTVALGSTLATILLSEDVSFVEGASALMLLALLQFALSWTVTHLPTSRGVVNAAGSVVLLDGELLEDVMARERITPGQVRQAVRGAGLGSLSGAGAVVLETDGSLNVVQRAKMSDRSALTGLIPRTDGATERSTGEVLRSHLHHRAAGRLTADLEENYHPDVVLLSDRGMHRGHDGVRRLADVLHRYHGNDEWTGTHLEIENEFGFLRWSAHHGPYGAESFVVTDGKIVIHTVHSGRQVAQP, encoded by the coding sequence GTGCGGATAGCGCTGGTCGGCGCGACGGCGTACGTGACGCTGGTGGTCGTTCTTCGCTTGGCGGGCAAGCGGACTCTGAGCAAGCTGAACGCGTTCGACTTCGTCGTGACTGTTGCCCTCGGATCGACCCTCGCGACGATCCTGCTCAGCGAGGACGTGTCTTTCGTCGAGGGCGCCTCGGCGCTGATGCTGCTCGCGTTACTCCAGTTCGCGCTCAGTTGGACTGTGACTCACCTGCCCACTAGCCGGGGCGTCGTCAACGCGGCGGGAAGCGTGGTGTTGCTGGACGGTGAACTGCTCGAGGACGTGATGGCCCGCGAAAGGATTACCCCCGGCCAGGTTCGCCAGGCGGTTCGGGGAGCGGGGCTCGGCAGTCTGTCCGGTGCCGGCGCGGTGGTGTTGGAGACCGACGGCAGTCTGAACGTCGTGCAGCGGGCCAAGATGTCCGACCGATCCGCCTTGACCGGGTTGATACCGCGGACCGACGGTGCGACCGAGCGCAGTACGGGCGAGGTACTGCGTTCTCATCTGCACCACCGCGCCGCGGGTCGACTGACAGCAGACCTGGAGGAGAACTACCACCCTGATGTCGTTCTGCTTTCGGACCGGGGAATGCATCGAGGACATGACGGCGTACGCCGGCTGGCCGATGTCCTCCACCGGTATCACGGAAATGATGAATGGACTGGCACGCATCTCGAGATCGAGAACGAGTTCGGCTTTCTCCGATGGAGCGCGCACCACGGGCCGTACGGTGCAGAGTCGTTCGTGGTGACCGACGGCAAGATCGTCATCCACACCGTCCACTCCGGGCGACAAGTTGCCCAGCCATGA
- a CDS encoding response regulator transcription factor, with protein MVLRVLVVEDDDRIRAVLRLALEDEGYLVREAVDTQDALEQVQAELPDLMIVDLMLGEVDGYTCIREVRKLSDIPIVIVSARVDTHDIVAGLEAGADDYVTKPFQVKEITARLRALRRRLRTGSEPAEPDIVLDSDPDRTMILSRDRGAVVLRGADLPLTMTEFRLLSELAQVPGRVMSRQTLLASVWEHGFYGDERIVDVHVRRLRTKIERDPAEPAVVVTVRGMGYRLDPQ; from the coding sequence ATGGTGCTGCGAGTGTTGGTCGTGGAAGACGACGACAGAATCAGAGCGGTGCTCCGGCTGGCACTGGAGGATGAGGGCTACCTGGTGCGGGAGGCCGTGGACACCCAGGACGCCCTCGAACAGGTCCAGGCGGAGCTGCCGGATCTGATGATCGTCGATCTGATGCTGGGCGAAGTGGACGGATACACCTGCATTCGTGAGGTGCGCAAGCTGAGCGACATCCCGATCGTGATCGTGAGCGCGCGCGTCGACACCCATGACATCGTTGCGGGGCTGGAGGCCGGCGCCGACGACTACGTGACGAAGCCCTTTCAGGTGAAGGAGATCACGGCGCGGCTTCGGGCGCTGCGGCGGCGTCTTCGGACGGGATCCGAGCCTGCTGAGCCGGACATCGTGCTCGACTCCGATCCCGACCGGACGATGATCTTGTCGAGGGATCGTGGTGCGGTCGTCCTGCGTGGTGCGGATCTGCCGTTGACGATGACGGAGTTCCGGCTGCTCTCGGAGTTGGCACAGGTGCCCGGACGGGTCATGAGTCGCCAGACGCTGCTGGCCTCGGTCTGGGAGCACGGGTTCTACGGTGACGAGAGGATCGTCGACGTCCACGTACGCCGGTTGCGCACCAAGATCGAGCGTGACCCGGCTGAACCCGCAGTGGTGGTAACGGTTCGCGGCATGGGCTACCGCCTGGACCCGCAGTGA
- a CDS encoding STAS domain-containing protein, with amino-acid sequence MTAPTYSSAVQKAIVTLSESDLDDGLTGLRWRLRGLVMEGASLVVIDVSELGQISSSLLAALLDTHRVCRQRGGGVVVRHASRKMADRLHRTGLDRIFEVESTA; translated from the coding sequence ATGACAGCACCGACCTACAGTTCCGCAGTCCAGAAGGCGATCGTGACTCTGTCCGAGAGCGATCTGGACGACGGTCTCACCGGTCTGCGCTGGCGATTGCGCGGCCTGGTGATGGAAGGAGCGAGCCTGGTCGTGATCGATGTCTCCGAACTCGGTCAGATCTCGTCGAGCCTGTTGGCGGCGCTGCTCGACACCCATCGGGTCTGCCGTCAGCGTGGAGGCGGAGTAGTCGTGCGGCACGCCTCCCGGAAGATGGCCGACAGATTGCATCGCACCGGCCTGGACCGGATCTTCGAAGTCGAGTCCACCGCGTGA
- a CDS encoding GerMN domain-containing protein, protein MRKAALAVAAALVLAGCGVPVQDDPVEVRPEIVPSQLRPEATARPGPPTTVDPSSPKTLVQFVRADRLVGSVRDVRAGSLEDRLGAVLSALIAGPTDDEQTKGISTALPAELQIRVLSLEPPRVTLELSGDTDGKSAAENVLVVGQIVLSVTALSPVSEVRLARDGLPVEALLADGALTAEPLRAVDYAALR, encoded by the coding sequence ATGAGGAAGGCGGCTCTGGCTGTGGCAGCAGCGCTGGTCCTGGCGGGTTGCGGGGTCCCGGTGCAGGACGATCCGGTGGAGGTGCGGCCGGAGATCGTCCCCTCCCAGTTGCGGCCCGAGGCGACCGCGCGGCCCGGGCCGCCGACCACAGTCGATCCGAGCAGCCCGAAGACGTTGGTGCAGTTCGTCCGCGCGGACAGGTTGGTGGGTTCTGTTCGAGACGTGCGAGCCGGCTCTTTGGAGGATCGTCTCGGAGCGGTGCTGTCGGCGCTGATCGCAGGCCCGACCGACGACGAACAGACGAAAGGCATCTCGACCGCGCTCCCGGCTGAGTTGCAGATTCGGGTTCTCTCCCTCGAGCCGCCTCGGGTGACGCTGGAGTTGAGCGGTGACACCGACGGGAAGTCCGCGGCCGAGAATGTGCTCGTTGTTGGTCAGATCGTCTTGTCCGTCACGGCTTTGAGCCCGGTGTCGGAAGTACGTCTGGCTCGCGACGGCCTGCCGGTCGAGGCCTTGCTGGCGGACGGTGCGCTGACGGCCGAGCCGCTCAGAGCGGTCGACTACGCCGCTCTGCGTTGA